A DNA window from Canis lupus familiaris isolate Mischka breed German Shepherd chromosome 10, alternate assembly UU_Cfam_GSD_1.0, whole genome shotgun sequence contains the following coding sequences:
- the GLI1 gene encoding zinc finger protein GLI1, protein MFNSMTPPPVSSYGEPCCLRPLPSQAPSMGTEGLPGLPFCHQANLMSGPHSYGPARETTSCTEAPLFPPPRSAVKLTKKRALSISPLSDASLDLQTVIRTSPSSLVAFINSRCASPGGSYGHLSIGTMSPSLGFPPQMNHQKGTSPSFGVQPCGPHDPSQGGMMPHPQSRGPLPTCQLKSELDLLVSKCPEEPLEGDMSSPNSTGTQDPLLGMLDGREDLEREGKPEPESAYETVCRWAGCSQEFDSQEQLVHHINSEHIHGERKEFVCHWGGCSRELRPFKAQYMLVVHMRRHTGEKPHKCTFEGCRKSYSRLENLKTHLRSHTGEKPYMCEHEGCSKAFSNASDRAKHQNRTHSNEKPYVCKLPGCTKRYTDPSSLRKHVKTVHGPDAHVTKRHRGDGPLPRAPSLSTVEPKRERDGGPTREESRLTVPEGAMKPQPSPGAQSSCSSDHSPAGSAANTDSGVEMTGNAGGSTEDLSSLDEGPCVAGTSLSTLRRLENLRLDQLHQLRPIGPRGPKLPSLTHTGTPVSRRLGPPVSLDRRSSSSSSVSSAYTVSRRSSLASPYPPGSPPENGASSLPGLAPAQHYLLRARYASARGGGTPPTAAPSLDRMGSLPAPPWRSRAEYPGYNPNAGVTRRASDPARAVDRPAPARVQRFKSLGCVHTPPTVAGGGRNFDPQLATGVYSPQPPSITENVAMDTRGLREEPEGGTSMIGSGLNPYMDFPPADTLGYGGPEGAAAEPYGARGPGSLPLGPGPPTNYGPNPCPQQVSYPEPPSEPWGEFPSHSGLYPGPKAPAGVYSQCPRLEHYGQVQVKPEQGCPVGSDSTGLAPCLNAHPSDGPPHPQPLFSHYPQPPPPQYPQSGAYTQPPPDYLPSEPRPALDFDSTSHSTGQLKAQLVCNYVQSQQELLWDGGGRGDPPVQETLYQSPKFLGGSQVSSSPAKGPVATYGPGFAPNLPNHKSGSYPAPPPCHENFTVGANKTSHRAAAPPRLLPPLPTCYGTLKAGGTNPSCGHPEVGRLGGGPALYAPPEGQVCNPLDSLDLDNTQLDFVAILDEAQGLSPPPSHDQGDSSEHTPPPSGPPNMAVGNMSILLGSLPGETQFLNSSA, encoded by the exons GACTGCCTGGTCTGCCCTTCTGCCACCAGGCCAACCTCATGTCCGGCCCCCACAGTTATGGGCCAGCCAGAGAGACCACCAGCTGCACTGAGG CCccactctttcctcctccccGAAGTGCAGTCAAGTTGACCAAGAAGCGGGCACTCTCCATCTCACCTCTGTCAGACGCCAGCCTGGACCTGCAGACAGTTATCCGCACCTCACCCAGCTCCCTTGTGGCCTTCATCAACTCACGCTGTGCATCTCCCGGGGGCTCCTACGGTCACCTCTCCATCGGCACCATGAG cccatCTCTGGGATTCCCACCCCAGATGAATCACCAAAAAGGGACCTCGCCTTCCTTCGGGGTCCAGCCCTGTGGTCCCCATGACCCTTCTCAGGGTGGGATGATGCCGCATCCTCAGTCCCGGGGACCCCTCCCGACTTGCCAG CTAAAGTCTGAGCTGGACCTGCTGGTTAGCAAGTGCCCAGAGGAGCCCTTGGAGGGTGATATGTCCAGCCCCAACTCCACAGGCACACAG GATCCCCTGCTGGGGATGCTGGATGGGCGGGAGGAcctggagagagaggggaagcctGAGCCCGAATCTGCCTATGAGACGGTCTGCCGCTGGGCCGGCTGTAGCCAGGAATTTGACTCCCAGGAGCAGCTGGTGCAC CACATCAACAGTGAGCACATCCATGGGGAGCGGAAGGAGTTCGTGTGTCACTGGGGGGGCTGCTCCAGGGAGCTGAGGCCTTTCAAGGCTCAGTACATGCTGGTGGTGCACATGCGCAGGCATACGGGCGAGAAGCCGCACAAGTGTACG TTTGAGGGGTGCCGGAAGTCATACTCACGCCTCGAAAATCTGAAGACACACCTACGGTCACACACGGGTGAGAAGCCATACATGTGTGAGCACGAGGGCTGCAGTAAAGCCTTCAGCAATGCCAGTGACCGAGCCAAGCACCAGAATCGGACCCACTCCAATGAG AAGCCATATGTGTGTAAGCTCCCTGGCTGCACCAAACGCTACACGGATCCCAGCTCCCTCCGGAAACATGTCAAGACAGTACATGGTCCCGATGCCCATGTGACCAAGCGGCACCGAGGAGATGGCCCCCTGCCCAGGGCACCATCCCTTTCCACTGTGGAGCCCAAGAGGGAGCGGGATGGAGGCCCCACCAGGGAAGAGAGCAGACTGACGGTGCCGGAGGGGGCCATG AAGccacagcccagccctggggcccagtCGTCCTGCAGCAGTGACCACTCCCCAGCAGGCAGTGCAGCCAATACAGATAGTGGTGTGGAAATGACTGGAAATGCAGGGGGCAGCACCGAGGACCTGTCCAGCCTGGATGAGGGGCCTTGCGTGGCTGGCACCAGTCTGTCCACTCTTCGCCGCCTTGAGAACCTCAGACTGGACCAGCTGCATCAACTTCGGCCGATAGGGCCCCGGGGCCCCAAACTCCCCAGCCTGACTCACACTG GCACCCCTGTGTCCCGCCGACTGGGCCCCCCCGTTTCTCTTGACCGCCGCAGCAGCAGCTCCAGTAGCGTCAGCTCAGCCTATACCGTCAGCCGCCGCTCCTCCCTGGCTTCCCCTTACCCCCCTGGATCCCCACCAGAGAACGGGGCATCCTCTCTGCCCGGCCTCGCGCCTGCCCAGCACTACCTGCTCCGGGCAAGATATGCTTCCGCCAGGGGAGGTGGGACCCCACCCACGGCAGCACCCAGCCTGGATCGGATGGGGAGTCTCCCAGCACCTCCCTGGAGAAGCCGGGCTGAGTATCCAGGATACAACCCCAATGCAGGGGTCACCCGGAGGGCCAGTGACCCGGCCCGGGCTGTTGACCGCCCTGCCCCAGCCAGAGTCCAGCGGTTCAAGAGCTTGGGTTGTGTCCACACACCTCCCACCGTGGCAGGAGGAGGACGGAACTTCGATCCCCAACTCGCAACCGGTGTGTACTCACCACAGCCCCCCAGCATCACTGAGAATGTCGCCATGGATACCAGAGGGCTACGGGAGGAGCCAGAAGGTGGGACCTCCATGATAGGCAGTGGTCTGAATCCCTATATGGACTTCCCACCTGCTGATACTTTGGGATATGGGGGACCTGAGGGGGCAGCAGCTGAACCTTATGGAGCTAGGGGTCCAGGCTCCCTACCTCTTGGGCCTGGCCCACCCACCAACTATGGGCCAAACCCCTGTCCCCAGCAGGTCTCCTATCCTGAACCACCCTCTGAACCATGGGGTGAGTTCCCTTCCCACTCCGGGCTATACCCAGGCCCCAAGGCTCCAGCTGGAGTCTACAGCCAGTGTCCTCGTCTTGAACATTATGGACAAGTGCAGGTCAAGCCGGAACAAGGGTGTCCAGTGGGTTCTGATTCCACAGGACTGGCACCCTGCCTCAATGCTCACCCCAGTGATGGGCCTCCTCACCCACAGCCTCTGTTCTCCCACtacccccagcctcctcctccccagtatCCCCAGTCAGGTGCCTATACCCAGCCACCCCCTGATTATCTTCCCTCAGAACCCAGGCCTGCCCTGGATTTTGATTCCACCAGTCACTCCACCGGACAACTCAAGGCTCAGCTGGTGTGTAATTATGTTCAGTCTCAACAGGAACTGCTCTGggatggtgggggcaggggagatcCCCCAGTGCAGGAAACTCTCTACCAGAGTCCCAAGTTTTTAGGGGGTTCCCAGGTTAGCTCAAGCCCTGCCAAGGGCCCAGTGGCCACATATGGGCCTGGCTTTGCACCTAACCTGCCCAATCACAAGTCAGGCTCCTATCCTGCCCCTCCACCGTGCCATGAAAATTTTACAGTGGGGGCCAACAAGACTTCCCATAGAGCAGCAGCACCACCCCGACTTCTGCCCCCACTGCCCACTTGCTATGGGACCCTCAAGGCAGGAGGCACCAACCCCAGTTGTGGTCATCCTGAGGTGGGCAGGCTGGGAGGGGGTCCTGCCTTGTACGCTCCTCCCGAAGGGCAGGTGTGCAACCCTCTGGACTCTCTTGACCTTGACAACACTCAGCTGGACTTTGTGGCTATTCTGGATGAGGCCCAGGGGCTgagtcctcctccttcccatgATCAGGGGGACAGCTCTGAACACACCCCACCTCCCTCTGGGCCCCCCAACATGGCTGTGGGCAACATGAGTATCTTACTGGGATCCCTGCCTGGGGAGACACAATTCCTCAACTCCAGCGCCTAA